The Methanofastidiosum sp. nucleotide sequence TACAGATACTTATCCAGATAAACTAGAAAAAAGTCTTCACAAGAATAGTATCGATAGCATGCATGGCACAGTAAAATTTATAGACAAAAATACTGTCGAGGTAAACGATGAAAAGATTACGGCTAAATACATAGTAGTCGCAACAGGCTCTAAACCTTTGAATTTGGGCATTGAAGGCGAACAACATATTTTAACAAGCGATGATTTTCTTGATCTAGAAATAATCCCCAAAAATATAGTTTTTATTGGAGGCGGATACATATCCTTTGAGCTCGCCCATATAGCTTCAAGAGCAGGGGCCAATGTTAGAATTATCCACAGGGGAAGAACAGCATTAAAGAACTTTGATCAGGATATTGTAAGTATAATGATAAAATCTTCTAAAGAATCAGGAATTAACATTGATTTAGAGACAGAACCAATAAAGATTTCTAAACTAGATAATAAATACGAAATTATATGTTTGGATAAAAAAAGCATGAAGGAAATAAAACTTGATGCAGATTTAATATTTCATGGGGCGGGAAGGATTCCTAACATTTCTGAGTTAAAACTTGAGGCAGGATTTGTAGATTATACCTCCCATGGTATAACTGTCAACGAATATATGCAGAGTGTTTCAAATCCTTCAGTTTATGCGGCCGGGGATGTGGCCGATTGGGGCATACCCTTGACTCCGGTTGCAGCAATTACGGCCGGAATAGTTTCAAATAACATTATTCAGAATAATATTGAAAAAATAAATGATTCTCCAATAGCTAGTACAGTATTCACAATTCCTTCCCTGTCTTCAGTAGGTTTGTCTGAGAAAGATGCAAAAATAAAGGGAATTGATTACGCCTCGAAGCTTGTTGAAACTTCAACATGGTATAATTCCAAAAGAATAGGGCAGAAATATTCTGCATATAAGATACTCATCGATAAAAAAAAGAATAGTTTAATAGGGGCCACAATCTATGGATACAATTCTGAAGAAGTAATCAATTTATTTCTTTTGGCAATTGAAACGGGGATAAATGTAGATAATTTCTTGAGATTAATGTGGTCTTATCCCTCATATACTTATGATATGAAATATATGATATGATTGAGGTCAAAATGGAAAAAATAAATATTGAAGGGTATAGCCCTGGAGTAATTGG carries:
- a CDS encoding NAD(P)/FAD-dependent oxidoreductase, translating into MNFDFDVVIIGTGIAGSTVAFDCASKKLKVLIADNRPFGGTCALRGCDPKKVLIGVAEVIERIENLRGKGLEGEVRIKWEDLIKFKKSFTDTYPDKLEKSLHKNSIDSMHGTVKFIDKNTVEVNDEKITAKYIVVATGSKPLNLGIEGEQHILTSDDFLDLEIIPKNIVFIGGGYISFELAHIASRAGANVRIIHRGRTALKNFDQDIVSIMIKSSKESGINIDLETEPIKISKLDNKYEIICLDKKSMKEIKLDADLIFHGAGRIPNISELKLEAGFVDYTSHGITVNEYMQSVSNPSVYAAGDVADWGIPLTPVAAITAGIVSNNIIQNNIEKINDSPIASTVFTIPSLSSVGLSEKDAKIKGIDYASKLVETSTWYNSKRIGQKYSAYKILIDKKKNSLIGATIYGYNSEEVINLFLLAIETGINVDNFLRLMWSYPSYTYDMKYMI